One Lysinibacillus sp. OF-1 DNA segment encodes these proteins:
- a CDS encoding 2-hydroxyacid dehydrogenase codes for MKKKLFITRKFPTHIVEPLQEFYEISQWEEEDLVIPRDKLLAAVADCEVLWVTIADQVDEELLSHAPNLKLVTNLAVGYNNIDVKALRKQGIMATNTPGVLTNTTADLVFGLLLATARRIPESERYLREGKWNSWYPMQLVGKDVSGATIGIIGMGRIGQAVARRAKGFDMKILYNNRRRRHEAEEMYGFQYVSLEDLLKQSDFVVIMTPYNTDTEGLIGAQELALMKEDAVLINASRGGIIDEAALYDALKNGKLWAAGLDVFEQEPIAMNHPLLTLPNVVALPHIGSASLATRTAMLMLNVKALTAYGQGKALSNRID; via the coding sequence ATGAAAAAGAAATTATTTATAACACGTAAATTTCCTACACATATTGTTGAACCATTACAGGAGTTTTATGAAATCTCGCAGTGGGAAGAAGAAGACCTGGTTATTCCACGAGACAAATTGCTAGCAGCTGTCGCTGACTGTGAGGTGCTATGGGTAACGATAGCCGATCAAGTAGATGAAGAGTTACTTTCACATGCACCCAATTTGAAATTAGTTACCAATTTAGCAGTTGGCTATAATAATATTGATGTGAAAGCTTTACGGAAACAAGGCATTATGGCGACAAATACACCAGGTGTCTTAACCAATACGACTGCGGATTTAGTATTTGGCTTACTGCTTGCAACTGCACGTAGAATTCCAGAAAGTGAAAGATATTTACGTGAAGGCAAATGGAACAGCTGGTATCCAATGCAACTGGTTGGTAAGGATGTATCAGGAGCAACAATAGGAATTATTGGCATGGGGCGAATTGGCCAAGCTGTTGCTAGAAGAGCAAAAGGTTTTGATATGAAAATCTTATATAATAATCGCAGACGTCGGCATGAAGCGGAAGAAATGTATGGCTTCCAGTATGTTTCATTGGAAGACCTTTTAAAGCAATCTGATTTTGTTGTGATTATGACACCTTATAATACTGATACGGAAGGACTCATTGGGGCACAGGAACTAGCTTTGATGAAGGAAGATGCTGTATTAATAAATGCTTCCCGTGGTGGGATCATTGATGAGGCTGCCCTGTATGATGCTTTGAAAAATGGTAAGCTGTGGGCTGCGGGGCTAGATGTTTTTGAACAAGAGCCGATTGCTATGAATCATCCTTTATTAACTCTTCCAAATGTAGTAGCACTTCCACATATCGGTAGCGCTTCGTTAGCAACGAGAACGGCCATGCTGATGCTAAATGTGAAAGCATTAACGGCTTATGGACAAGGCAAGGCACTCTCCAATCGAATCGATTAA
- a CDS encoding TIGR00266 family protein, which translates to MNNHEIDYKLFGDDMQYVQVELDPQETVVAEAGALMMMDDSIHMETIFGDGSRGSSQSGLMGKLFGAGKRLITGESLFMTTFTNVGAGKKHVYFASPYPGKIIPMDLSQLNGKIICQKDAFLAAAKGVSVGVEFQKKIGVGFFGGEGFIMQKLEGDGMAFVHAGGAIHEKTLQPGEVLRVDTGCLVAMTSNVDYNIEMVGGVKTALFGGEGIFFATLRGPGTVWVQSLPFSRLASRVFAAAPISQGGGGQSKGEGGIGGIFDLFNK; encoded by the coding sequence ATGAATAATCATGAAATTGACTACAAGTTATTTGGTGACGACATGCAATATGTGCAAGTTGAGCTTGATCCTCAAGAAACAGTTGTTGCAGAAGCAGGAGCTTTAATGATGATGGATGACTCGATCCATATGGAAACTATTTTTGGTGATGGCTCACGAGGTAGCTCACAAAGTGGTCTAATGGGGAAATTATTTGGTGCTGGAAAACGACTAATTACTGGTGAAAGTTTATTCATGACGACATTCACAAATGTTGGTGCAGGTAAAAAGCATGTTTATTTCGCTTCACCATACCCAGGTAAGATTATTCCAATGGATTTAAGCCAATTGAACGGTAAAATCATTTGTCAAAAGGATGCATTCTTAGCAGCAGCTAAAGGTGTTTCTGTTGGTGTTGAGTTTCAGAAAAAAATCGGTGTAGGCTTCTTCGGCGGTGAAGGCTTTATTATGCAAAAGCTTGAGGGAGACGGTATGGCATTTGTACATGCAGGTGGAGCGATTCACGAAAAAACGTTACAGCCGGGAGAAGTGCTACGTGTAGATACAGGATGTTTGGTGGCGATGACATCAAATGTAGATTACAATATCGAGATGGTTGGAGGCGTAAAAACTGCACTATTTGGTGGAGAAGGGATCTTCTTTGCTACACTACGCGGCCCAGGGACTGTGTGGGTACAATCATTACCATTTAGCCGTTTAGCAAGTCGTGTCTTTGCAGCAGCACCTATTTCGCAAGGCGGGGGCGGTCAATCTAAAGGTGAAGGCGGCATCGGTGGCATATTCGATTTATTCAATAAATAA
- a CDS encoding aldehyde dehydrogenase family protein produces the protein MEIKNYIGGKWVTHSHLQSIAVTNPANGEQLATIPRSTSNEVDEAVAAAKQAQKSWALVPAPKRADYLYAIGLKMKEKKEYLATVLTKEMGKVIEEARGEVQEGIDMAYYMAGEGRRLFGETTPSELANKFAMSVRVPIGVVALITPWNFPVAIATWKSFPAIVAGNTFIWKPSNETPMMAYEMGKIFEEVGLPDGVANIVFGTGPTVGTALIEHPDVKVISFTGSTTTGSKVAELGGKHLKKISLEMGGKNAVIVMNDADLQLATEGILWSAFGTAGQRCTACSRVIVHKDVKEQLEKRLLDEMQKLTIGDGLEKDVKIGPVINKAALEKINHYVQIGKQEGATLLAGGRILNEPPYDKGFYYEPTLFTNVKPDMIIAQEEIFGPVVSIIEVASLEEAIEVNNGVKFGLSSSIFSQDVNTIFRAQRDLDTGIVYVNAGTTGAEIHLPFGGTKGTGNGHRDSGVAALDVYTEWKSIYVDYSGKLQRAQIDTE, from the coding sequence GTGGAGATTAAAAACTATATTGGCGGTAAATGGGTCACACATTCACATTTACAAAGTATAGCAGTGACGAACCCTGCAAATGGTGAGCAGCTTGCTACCATACCACGTTCTACTTCAAATGAGGTAGATGAGGCTGTAGCTGCTGCCAAACAAGCACAAAAGAGCTGGGCACTTGTACCAGCGCCAAAGCGTGCAGACTATTTATATGCCATCGGTCTCAAAATGAAAGAGAAGAAAGAATATTTGGCGACCGTTTTAACAAAAGAGATGGGCAAGGTAATTGAAGAGGCTAGGGGAGAAGTGCAAGAAGGAATTGATATGGCTTATTATATGGCTGGTGAGGGTCGAAGATTGTTTGGCGAAACAACACCATCGGAGCTTGCCAATAAATTTGCCATGAGTGTAAGGGTACCTATCGGTGTGGTGGCACTCATTACGCCTTGGAATTTCCCTGTTGCCATTGCAACGTGGAAGTCATTTCCAGCTATTGTTGCGGGGAATACATTTATTTGGAAACCATCGAATGAGACACCGATGATGGCCTATGAAATGGGTAAAATTTTTGAAGAAGTGGGCTTACCAGATGGAGTCGCTAATATTGTGTTTGGTACAGGGCCTACAGTAGGGACAGCGTTAATTGAACACCCTGATGTCAAGGTTATTTCCTTTACTGGTTCTACGACAACGGGTAGTAAAGTAGCCGAACTTGGCGGTAAGCACTTGAAAAAGATTTCTTTAGAAATGGGTGGAAAAAATGCTGTCATTGTCATGAATGACGCCGATTTACAGCTAGCTACAGAAGGGATTTTATGGAGTGCATTTGGTACTGCTGGGCAAAGGTGTACAGCATGTAGCCGAGTCATTGTGCATAAAGATGTAAAAGAACAATTAGAAAAGCGTCTCTTAGATGAAATGCAAAAGCTAACAATTGGCGATGGTCTAGAAAAGGACGTTAAAATCGGGCCAGTGATTAATAAAGCCGCATTGGAAAAGATTAATCACTATGTGCAAATAGGCAAACAAGAGGGAGCCACATTATTAGCAGGGGGCAGAATATTAAATGAACCACCTTACGATAAAGGGTTCTATTATGAGCCAACTCTGTTTACAAATGTGAAGCCTGACATGATTATTGCCCAAGAAGAAATCTTTGGCCCAGTCGTTTCTATCATTGAAGTAGCAAGCTTGGAAGAAGCAATTGAAGTAAATAATGGTGTGAAGTTTGGCTTATCTAGCTCCATTTTCTCACAAGATGTAAATACAATTTTCCGCGCACAACGTGATTTGGACACAGGTATTGTTTATGTAAATGCAGGCACAACAGGTGCTGAAATTCATTTGCCATTTGGCGGCACAAAAGGGACTGGTAATGGACACCGTGATTCAGGTGTAGCTGCCCTAGATGTTTACACAGAATGGAAGAGTATTTATGTAGACTACAGCGGTAAATTACAAAGAGCACAAATCGATACAGAGTAA
- a CDS encoding saccharopine dehydrogenase family protein: MKVVVLGAGLMGKEVARDLIKNDKVESVFLGDIDVKVAQDFVDTLDSNKVEVVELHAERDDSLMDVMSKGDVVVNALFYSFNERVARAAIEAGVHSVDLGGHIGGVTEKILDLHEEAKAKGVTIIPDLGVAPGMINILAGYGASKLDDVDSIKLFVGGIPTDPKPPLHYTRVFSLDGVFDHYTEPSKTIQKGKLEEVPSLSGVEPIYFDDFGVLEAFYTSGGISTLYKTFPNVRTLEYKTIRYKGHAEKFKLLADLGFLDSTNKVEVDNQEVPVRAVVREALKKKLELGTKPDAVLLRVIVAGEKAQQQVTYEYEMVVRKDMTINETAMARATANTISVVAQMIGAGAITEHGVFPPEAIVPGDTYIEEMAKRGVVIKETSHKSAMIVKW; encoded by the coding sequence ATGAAAGTTGTTGTATTAGGTGCAGGTTTAATGGGTAAAGAGGTAGCTCGTGATTTAATAAAAAATGATAAAGTGGAGAGTGTGTTTTTAGGGGATATCGATGTAAAAGTAGCACAGGATTTTGTAGATACGCTAGACTCTAATAAAGTGGAGGTTGTGGAGCTTCATGCAGAGCGTGATGATTCATTAATGGACGTTATGTCTAAGGGTGACGTTGTCGTCAATGCGCTATTTTATTCGTTCAATGAGCGAGTGGCGAGAGCAGCGATTGAGGCAGGCGTACATTCCGTAGATTTAGGCGGTCATATTGGTGGTGTGACAGAGAAGATATTAGATCTTCATGAGGAAGCAAAAGCAAAAGGTGTCACAATCATTCCGGACTTAGGTGTTGCGCCAGGTATGATTAATATTCTTGCTGGCTATGGTGCATCGAAATTAGATGATGTCGATTCTATTAAACTATTTGTAGGTGGTATTCCAACTGATCCAAAGCCTCCACTTCATTATACACGTGTGTTTTCTTTAGATGGCGTATTCGATCATTATACAGAGCCTTCCAAAACGATTCAGAAGGGCAAGCTTGAAGAAGTTCCATCCCTGTCTGGCGTTGAACCTATTTATTTTGATGACTTCGGTGTGCTAGAGGCATTTTATACATCTGGTGGCATTTCCACATTGTATAAGACATTCCCCAATGTCCGCACATTAGAATATAAAACGATCCGCTATAAAGGTCACGCAGAGAAATTTAAGCTTTTAGCTGACTTAGGATTCCTTGATTCCACTAATAAGGTAGAAGTTGATAATCAAGAAGTACCTGTTCGTGCCGTTGTACGAGAGGCGCTTAAAAAGAAGCTTGAACTGGGCACAAAACCAGATGCTGTACTGTTACGTGTCATTGTAGCTGGTGAAAAAGCACAACAGCAGGTAACGTATGAATATGAAATGGTTGTACGTAAGGATATGACAATTAATGAAACAGCCATGGCTCGTGCTACTGCTAATACCATTTCTGTTGTAGCGCAGATGATAGGAGCGGGTGCTATTACAGAGCATGGTGTATTTCCACCTGAAGCAATAGTTCCTGGTGATACGTATATCGAAGAGATGGCTAAACGTGGCGTGGTGATTAAAGAGACATCACATAAGTCTGCTATGATCGTGAAATGGTAG
- a CDS encoding acyl-CoA dehydrogenase family protein yields the protein MNFEMSTEQEMLRKTVRQFVDEEIIPYIAKWDTDGGFDAKIWSRLAELGLMGVCVPEQYGGSGMDYNALAIVCEELERGDTAFRTAVSVHTGLNSMTLMQWGTEEQKQRYLVPQAKGVRIGAFGLTEPGAGSDVAAMSTTAVRDGDHYTLNGQKTWISLCDIADHFLVFAYTDKSKKHHGISAFIVERSMAGFTSKAIKGKYGIRAGNTGELFFEDLRVPVENRLGEEGEGFKIAMSALDNGRFTVAAGAVGLIQACIEASVKYCHERETFGKPIGEHQLVGQMIANMEAGYQMSRLLVYRVGELKNKGVRNTRETSLAKWQACDFANKAADDAVQIHGAYGYSDEYPVARYLRNSKAPVIYEGTREIHTIMQADYVLGRRRDKPLSKMLPKWPFEE from the coding sequence ATGAATTTTGAAATGTCCACTGAACAGGAAATGCTACGAAAAACGGTAAGACAGTTTGTTGATGAAGAAATCATTCCCTACATTGCAAAGTGGGATACTGATGGAGGCTTTGATGCTAAAATTTGGTCAAGGCTTGCTGAGTTAGGCTTAATGGGTGTTTGTGTTCCTGAACAATACGGTGGTAGTGGTATGGATTATAATGCTCTTGCCATCGTATGTGAGGAACTTGAACGGGGAGATACAGCATTTCGCACAGCTGTATCTGTCCACACGGGCTTAAATAGCATGACCTTAATGCAGTGGGGTACTGAAGAGCAAAAGCAGCGCTACCTTGTTCCGCAGGCTAAAGGTGTTCGTATTGGAGCATTTGGTCTTACAGAACCAGGCGCTGGGTCTGATGTAGCTGCCATGTCAACAACAGCTGTCCGTGATGGCGATCATTATACCCTCAATGGGCAGAAAACATGGATTTCCTTATGTGATATCGCAGATCATTTTCTCGTTTTTGCCTATACAGACAAATCGAAGAAACATCATGGGATTAGTGCGTTCATTGTAGAACGTTCGATGGCTGGCTTTACGTCAAAAGCGATTAAAGGAAAATATGGTATTCGTGCTGGTAATACAGGTGAGCTCTTTTTTGAAGATTTACGTGTGCCAGTTGAAAACCGACTTGGTGAAGAGGGTGAAGGCTTCAAAATTGCCATGTCCGCGCTTGATAATGGTCGATTTACAGTAGCGGCAGGTGCTGTTGGTTTAATCCAAGCTTGTATAGAAGCTAGCGTAAAATATTGTCATGAACGGGAGACATTTGGTAAGCCTATTGGAGAGCACCAGCTTGTTGGACAAATGATTGCTAATATGGAAGCCGGCTATCAAATGAGTCGTCTTCTTGTCTATCGTGTAGGTGAACTGAAAAATAAAGGTGTTCGAAATACTCGCGAGACATCCTTAGCAAAGTGGCAAGCGTGTGACTTTGCCAATAAGGCTGCTGATGATGCAGTACAAATTCATGGTGCATATGGCTATTCAGATGAATATCCAGTTGCTCGTTATTTACGAAACTCAAAAGCACCCGTTATTTATGAAGGAACCCGTGAAATTCATACCATTATGCAGGCTGATTATGTATTAGGAAGACGCCGAGATAAGCCATTATCAAAAATGTTGCCGAAATGGCCGTTTGAAGAATAA
- a CDS encoding beta-propeller domain-containing protein translates to MMKNKWLVIMLILVVAIVPGVFTWMVNTDVTAKAASTSMATQSWQASFSVALKKNKITEDYVFITTAKGQKVPATIELLEDQKTIVVKKLAPGNYQLHVKKEAFAQGGLNVSSQTISFTIIETLTAVKSEKELQQYFKKLLTTQRVGWGEEEKAESAASEDKATANNESTTNNQVDGVEEGDIVVVKDGFIYSVKDQSITVVNAKDPKHLKLATSIKLKESQYISKLALYDNLLIAIGDEYIEKAGTAMVTASFYDISNPGNPKHVRHVGQEGFLQDIRITKDTLYIIGNMYPNYWMLQEDKKAELKPKTFDSVAGSAYTSLPLEKISILPNTMDGTYSLITAVDLKNGAKTTANTKGYLGGSSGLYMSENALYLTTPIYENNQAAPSNKRVMDMIWLPRSADTQIFKWNVDGTTLNFAGSTEVKGTVLNQYSMDEYKGNFRIFTTEGNTWDEKSTSYNHLFILDEHLKPLGSVKDMAPGEKIYSARFMGEKAYVVTFKQVDPLFVIDVANPKKPAVLGELKIPGFSNYLHPIDETHLMGIGYDTEQRYDAYTKRNFTVTTNMKMSLFDVSDFSNPKEQSTVKIGGKGSYSDVQYNPKALFRNKEFNYFGFPVVLYDAGKGDEIVYQGHGAQIYEITADKGIVLKGNIINRNTNEPYENWEQVVQRVVYIDDALYTIARNEVKSYQLNDFKPLDTLTIK, encoded by the coding sequence ATGATGAAAAACAAATGGTTGGTAATTATGTTGATACTTGTTGTAGCTATCGTGCCTGGCGTTTTCACATGGATGGTGAATACGGATGTGACTGCAAAGGCCGCTAGCACCAGCATGGCTACACAAAGCTGGCAAGCATCTTTTTCAGTAGCTTTAAAGAAAAACAAGATTACAGAGGACTATGTCTTTATTACAACGGCAAAAGGCCAAAAAGTGCCTGCAACAATTGAATTATTAGAAGATCAAAAAACAATAGTGGTCAAGAAGTTAGCACCAGGGAATTATCAATTACATGTGAAAAAGGAAGCCTTCGCACAAGGGGGGCTGAATGTCTCTTCACAGACGATTTCATTTACTATTATTGAAACGTTAACAGCCGTCAAATCTGAAAAAGAGCTCCAGCAATATTTTAAAAAGCTGTTAACGACTCAAAGAGTTGGATGGGGAGAGGAAGAGAAAGCTGAAAGTGCAGCAAGTGAAGATAAAGCCACTGCTAATAACGAGTCTACAACCAATAACCAAGTAGACGGTGTAGAAGAGGGTGATATTGTTGTCGTAAAAGACGGCTTTATTTACAGTGTAAAGGATCAGAGTATTACGGTTGTCAATGCTAAAGATCCTAAGCATTTGAAGTTAGCGACAAGCATTAAACTAAAAGAGTCACAATATATTTCTAAGCTTGCATTATATGACAATCTATTAATTGCCATTGGGGATGAATATATTGAAAAGGCTGGTACAGCCATGGTAACAGCCTCATTTTATGATATTTCGAATCCAGGCAATCCAAAACATGTACGTCATGTTGGGCAAGAAGGCTTTTTACAGGATATTCGTATTACGAAGGACACATTATATATAATTGGTAATATGTATCCGAATTATTGGATGCTGCAAGAAGACAAAAAAGCCGAATTAAAGCCTAAAACATTTGATAGTGTAGCAGGATCAGCGTACACAAGCCTACCTTTAGAAAAAATCTCTATATTACCTAATACAATGGATGGTACCTATAGTTTAATTACAGCTGTCGATTTAAAAAATGGAGCTAAGACAACAGCCAATACAAAAGGGTATTTAGGTGGAAGTAGTGGTCTTTATATGTCAGAAAATGCCCTATATTTAACGACACCAATTTATGAAAATAATCAGGCTGCTCCATCCAATAAACGAGTTATGGATATGATTTGGCTACCTAGGTCAGCAGACACTCAGATTTTTAAGTGGAATGTAGATGGAACGACTTTAAATTTTGCTGGAAGTACAGAAGTAAAGGGAACTGTCTTAAATCAGTATTCAATGGACGAATACAAAGGTAATTTCCGAATCTTTACAACCGAGGGCAATACGTGGGATGAGAAAAGTACTTCCTATAATCACCTCTTTATTTTAGATGAACATTTAAAACCACTTGGTTCGGTAAAGGATATGGCGCCTGGAGAAAAAATATATTCTGCTCGTTTTATGGGAGAAAAAGCATATGTAGTGACATTTAAACAAGTAGATCCACTATTTGTCATTGATGTAGCAAATCCAAAAAAGCCAGCAGTATTAGGGGAATTGAAGATTCCAGGCTTCAGTAATTACTTACATCCAATAGATGAAACACATTTAATGGGCATTGGTTATGATACAGAGCAACGCTATGATGCTTATACGAAACGTAATTTTACGGTGACAACCAATATGAAGATGTCACTATTTGATGTGTCAGACTTCAGTAACCCAAAAGAACAATCGACAGTAAAAATCGGTGGGAAAGGCTCTTACTCTGATGTGCAATATAATCCGAAAGCGCTATTCCGCAATAAGGAATTCAATTATTTTGGCTTCCCAGTAGTACTGTATGATGCAGGTAAGGGTGATGAGATTGTGTACCAAGGTCATGGTGCTCAAATTTATGAAATTACTGCTGATAAAGGGATTGTTTTAAAAGGAAATATAATCAATCGTAATACTAATGAGCCATATGAGAATTGGGAGCAGGTTGTACAACGAGTAGTCTATATAGATGATGCTCTTTATACAATAGCGCGTAACGAGGTAAAGAGCTATCAGCTAAATGACTTCAAGCCTTTAGATACATTAACAATAAAATAA
- a CDS encoding polysaccharide deacetylase family protein translates to MQERRKKRGPIIDFLLLGLIVTLTTVILVIILSKDEFKFQKISASKEESKTESVNSNLSTESSAFPGIRIVTDVSNDKRTPFAIHYPQTDNKVFNDAVLQYISDSKENYLASMKKNKDKEAMGELNISLETFPYREHYYSFVLTKMEYLGGANHEVSTKTFFINNETGEQITIQTLLQNDENNLSTLAANVRKDLQKNLQIKDELFTDELLKATEPKWSNFNRFAIVDDSLQFYFNEYEIASGAAGAPIVKLPLSLINPLLASEFQIAMENVKPTNPPPTGDPNKKRIALTFDDGPHPKVTEQILNILDKYHAKATFFMLGSRVQYYPDIARDVLARGHEIGNHSWNHPVLTKLTQEQVMKEYNTTANEIEKAINHGATVFRPPYGATNDTINAEIPIPVVLWSIDTLDWKHRNAQQLLPHVKNNLHNNAIVLMHDIHQSTADGLDAVLAYLQEQGYEFVTVSEILPYRQ, encoded by the coding sequence ATGCAGGAACGCAGAAAAAAACGCGGTCCAATAATTGATTTTTTATTACTGGGCCTTATTGTAACCTTAACAACAGTTATACTAGTTATTATCCTATCAAAGGATGAATTTAAGTTTCAAAAGATTAGTGCTTCAAAAGAAGAATCTAAGACAGAATCGGTCAATAGTAATTTATCGACTGAAAGTTCTGCGTTTCCAGGCATACGTATTGTTACAGACGTTTCTAATGATAAACGAACACCATTTGCTATACATTACCCACAAACAGATAACAAAGTTTTTAATGACGCCGTATTACAATACATATCGGATTCAAAAGAAAACTATCTAGCATCTATGAAAAAAAATAAAGATAAAGAAGCTATGGGTGAATTAAATATTAGTCTTGAAACATTTCCATACCGAGAGCATTATTATTCCTTTGTTCTAACAAAAATGGAGTACCTTGGTGGAGCTAATCATGAAGTCTCAACGAAAACATTCTTCATTAATAACGAAACAGGCGAGCAAATTACAATTCAAACCCTTCTACAAAATGACGAGAACAACTTATCAACGTTAGCTGCCAATGTACGAAAGGATTTGCAGAAAAACCTTCAAATAAAGGATGAGCTTTTCACTGATGAATTACTGAAAGCTACAGAGCCAAAATGGTCTAACTTCAATCGCTTTGCTATTGTCGACGATTCATTACAATTCTATTTCAATGAATATGAGATTGCTAGCGGAGCAGCAGGTGCCCCAATAGTGAAACTACCCCTTTCACTTATTAACCCATTGTTAGCCTCTGAGTTTCAAATTGCTATGGAAAATGTAAAACCAACAAATCCACCGCCTACAGGTGATCCGAATAAGAAACGTATTGCATTAACATTTGATGATGGTCCACATCCAAAAGTGACGGAACAAATTTTAAACATTCTCGATAAGTATCACGCAAAAGCAACCTTCTTTATGCTCGGTAGTCGAGTACAATATTATCCTGATATTGCAAGAGATGTATTGGCGCGGGGCCATGAAATTGGCAATCATTCGTGGAACCACCCTGTCTTAACAAAGCTTACACAAGAGCAAGTGATGAAAGAGTACAATACTACAGCCAATGAAATAGAAAAGGCAATTAATCATGGTGCTACAGTTTTCAGACCACCTTATGGTGCAACTAATGACACGATTAATGCCGAGATCCCTATACCTGTAGTGCTATGGTCGATTGATACATTGGATTGGAAGCATCGCAATGCACAGCAATTATTGCCACATGTAAAAAATAATTTGCACAATAATGCCATTGTCCTAATGCACGATATACATCAATCTACTGCGGATGGACTTGATGCTGTCCTTGCCTATTTACAGGAGCAAGGTTATGAATTCGTAACGGTATCAGAAATACTACCATATCGTCAATAG
- a CDS encoding threonine/serine exporter family protein produces MVLQEADNELTIDCLLLAGRIMIESGAETYRVEDTMLRMAHTQNMPDAQCYATPTGIIFSLGKTQPTRITSISSRVTDLQKIALVNSVSRRLTSHIITLEEAYDELKSIQKTNYFLPTYLQVLSAALASGCFLIMFKGGWSDFPVACIAGGMGFLVLVMINHLTRVKFFSEFTASLVLGFVAFLAVKYGYGTELDKIIISSVMPLVPGILITNAVRDLMAGHFMSGMAKGAEAFLTAFAIGAAIAVTLGF; encoded by the coding sequence ATGGTCTTACAAGAAGCGGATAATGAACTTACGATTGACTGTTTGTTGCTTGCAGGGCGTATTATGATTGAAAGTGGAGCAGAAACATATCGTGTGGAGGATACGATGCTGCGGATGGCACATACTCAAAATATGCCAGATGCTCAATGTTATGCCACACCAACTGGAATCATTTTTTCGTTAGGCAAGACACAGCCGACGCGAATTACATCAATTTCCAGTAGGGTTACAGATTTACAAAAAATAGCCTTGGTAAATTCAGTATCTCGGAGACTCACATCTCACATCATAACATTAGAAGAAGCTTATGACGAGTTAAAGTCGATACAAAAAACAAATTATTTTTTACCAACTTATTTACAAGTTTTGTCAGCCGCACTTGCAAGTGGGTGTTTCCTGATTATGTTTAAGGGAGGATGGTCGGATTTTCCGGTAGCTTGTATAGCGGGTGGGATGGGTTTTCTAGTACTTGTGATGATCAACCATTTAACAAGGGTGAAGTTTTTCTCTGAATTTACGGCATCACTTGTTCTCGGCTTTGTGGCCTTCTTAGCAGTAAAGTATGGTTATGGAACTGAACTTGATAAAATTATTATTAGTTCTGTCATGCCACTTGTACCAGGTATTTTGATTACCAATGCTGTTCGTGATTTAATGGCGGGTCATTTTATGTCAGGGATGGCAAAGGGAGCAGAGGCCTTTTTAACAGCCTTTGCAATCGGTGCAGCAATTGCCGTCACGCTAGGATTTTAG
- a CDS encoding threonine/serine exporter family protein — protein MDILIQLIVSFFATAGIAILFNVPRKTLLHCGLVGVIGWIIYYVLTEQGMDVVKASFFGSFVIAIVAHLYARRFKIPMIIFIVGGIIPLVPGGMAYNAMRNVVEDDYLQGLQYGLKAFLITGAIVIGLVFAEVIIQLIFRSVRSSKVKLQKVYKK, from the coding sequence ATGGACATTCTTATACAATTAATTGTTAGTTTTTTTGCGACAGCTGGGATCGCCATTCTTTTTAATGTTCCTAGAAAAACATTACTTCATTGTGGTCTTGTTGGAGTAATTGGCTGGATTATCTATTACGTTTTAACAGAGCAAGGAATGGATGTCGTCAAAGCTTCTTTCTTTGGCTCGTTTGTCATTGCCATAGTTGCCCATTTGTATGCGCGACGTTTTAAAATACCAATGATTATTTTTATCGTTGGTGGAATTATTCCGTTGGTGCCAGGAGGGATGGCATATAATGCCATGCGAAATGTTGTAGAGGACGATTACTTACAAGGCTTACAGTATGGCCTAAAGGCATTTTTAATTACAGGTGCAATTGTGATCGGTCTAGTCTTTGCGGAAGTAATTATTCAACTTATTTTCCGTTCAGTCCGTTCAAGTAAAGTAAAATTACAAAAGGTCTATAAAAAATAG